One segment of Candidatus Bathyanammoxibius amoris DNA contains the following:
- a CDS encoding peptide ABC transporter substrate-binding protein, with translation MLKILLPIVLVPIILCTVITFATHRYERAEFTYVNGPEPETLDPALLTGFVEGRIVAALFEGLTQYQPKDLSPTPGVAKSWSVSEDLLTYTFYLRESRWSNGERLTAHDFVYSWKRALHPMTAADYAYQLYYLKNARPFNEGILTEFSEVGVRALDDYTLQVRLETPTAFFLDLTSFPTLMPVNRKCLETYGEYWTRPENMVCNGPFHLVEWKINNKIYMEKNPLYWDAQRVKLKSVDALSIESINTGFNVYETGDADMLYGLPLSLIDVLRGRDDFHTYVFLATSFIRFNVTVPPFDDVRVRKAFDMAIDKERIVRYVTKGGEVPATTLVPPGMPGYQPPTGLPFNPEEARRLLADAGYPGGRGFPYAEYLFNTSEANKDIAEVIQQMWKTNLGVHITLVNQEWKVFLSTMKNLDYQICRGNWIGDYIDPNTFLDMFVTDGGNNRTGWGNRRYDELIKAAAGEPDSKRRMELFREAEKILVVDELPILPVYYYSSLNMYRSDIMGIFPNLLNIHPWKYIRVDNAGGSG, from the coding sequence ATGCTTAAGATACTTCTCCCCATAGTCTTAGTACCCATCATCCTGTGTACCGTAATCACCTTTGCCACTCACAGGTACGAGCGGGCCGAGTTTACCTACGTAAACGGCCCGGAACCGGAGACCCTTGACCCGGCGCTCCTGACCGGTTTTGTTGAGGGAAGGATTGTGGCCGCGCTCTTTGAGGGGCTTACCCAGTACCAGCCCAAAGACCTGTCGCCCACACCCGGCGTTGCCAAGTCATGGTCCGTCTCCGAGGATCTGCTGACGTACACATTTTACCTGAGGGAGTCACGGTGGAGTAACGGCGAACGGCTCACCGCCCACGACTTTGTATACTCATGGAAGCGGGCGCTCCACCCGATGACCGCCGCGGATTACGCATACCAGCTTTATTACCTCAAAAATGCGCGTCCGTTCAACGAGGGCATACTTACTGAATTCTCAGAGGTGGGGGTTCGCGCGCTGGATGATTATACCCTCCAGGTACGCCTTGAAACCCCGACGGCCTTTTTCCTGGACCTTACCAGCTTCCCGACACTGATGCCCGTCAACAGGAAGTGCCTGGAGACATACGGGGAGTATTGGACCCGCCCTGAGAACATGGTCTGTAACGGCCCGTTTCATCTGGTTGAGTGGAAGATAAATAACAAAATTTATATGGAGAAGAACCCCCTGTACTGGGACGCGCAGCGTGTCAAGCTCAAGTCTGTAGACGCACTGAGTATAGAGAGTATAAACACCGGCTTTAACGTATACGAAACCGGGGACGCGGACATGCTCTACGGCCTGCCCCTGTCACTTATAGACGTACTCAGGGGCCGCGATGACTTCCATACATACGTCTTTCTCGCCACCTCTTTTATCCGCTTTAACGTGACCGTTCCGCCCTTTGACGACGTCCGCGTCAGAAAGGCCTTTGACATGGCCATTGACAAGGAGAGGATTGTCAGATACGTCACAAAGGGGGGAGAGGTGCCGGCTACCACGCTGGTTCCTCCGGGGATGCCCGGCTATCAGCCGCCAACGGGGCTGCCGTTTAATCCTGAGGAGGCCCGGAGACTGCTGGCGGATGCGGGGTATCCGGGGGGGCGCGGGTTTCCGTATGCCGAGTACCTGTTCAACACGAGTGAGGCCAACAAAGACATAGCCGAAGTAATTCAACAGATGTGGAAAACAAACCTCGGGGTACACATCACGCTGGTGAACCAGGAATGGAAGGTCTTCCTCTCCACCATGAAAAACCTGGATTACCAGATCTGCAGGGGCAACTGGATAGGAGATTATATAGACCCCAACACCTTTCTGGACATGTTTGTCACCGACGGCGGTAATAACCGCACGGGCTGGGGCAACCGGCGTTACGATGAGCTAATTAAGGCCGCGGCAGGAGAGCCCGACAGTAAGAGACGCATGGAACTCTTCCGTGAGGCGGAAAAGATCCTTGTAGTCGACGAGCTGCCGATCCTGCCCGTTTATTACTACTCAAGCCTGAACATGTACAGGTCCGACATAATGGGTATATTCCCCAATCTCCTTAACATTCACCCCTGGAAATATATCCGGGTAGATAACGCGGGGGGGTCCGGCTAG
- a CDS encoding DNA-protecting protein DprA: MRDVEPAVYWVALHSVPGLGPVTYRRLLEKFGNPQTVLLEASRRDLNSIKWLKQDLIKGIFKAKKMLRYFVSTVNQLTSKNVRVLTLADKAYPSKIRMIKNASVVLYSRGNCLKTNERAVAIVGSSRPSEKGYRIAADAARILAQRGVAIISGYARGIDTAAHLGAMETFAASGAGHTIMAIPTGFDHFVWNKTLRPHAGNSGGYTIISESFPNQQWSVGTALSRNRLIAGLSDAVLVVETEVGGGAAHTFSHARALGRKTFALKYTNPPGSAMGNETLLSQGATPISSYKDLDKIAAYL, translated from the coding sequence ATGCGGGATGTTGAACCCGCCGTGTACTGGGTGGCCCTGCACAGTGTGCCCGGTCTTGGCCCGGTAACCTACCGGAGACTGCTGGAAAAATTCGGCAATCCGCAGACCGTACTGCTTGAGGCCTCAAGGCGTGACCTCAATTCGATAAAATGGCTGAAACAGGACCTGATAAAAGGTATTTTTAAAGCAAAGAAAATGTTGCGGTATTTCGTAAGCACTGTAAATCAACTGACTTCCAAAAATGTGCGTGTGCTGACGCTTGCTGATAAGGCGTATCCCTCAAAAATTAGGATGATAAAAAATGCATCTGTGGTATTATATTCTAGAGGAAATTGTTTGAAAACGAATGAGAGGGCAGTAGCAATCGTTGGTTCCTCCAGGCCTTCCGAGAAAGGCTACCGGATCGCCGCAGATGCCGCCAGGATACTGGCACAAAGGGGCGTCGCGATAATTAGTGGATATGCGCGCGGCATCGACACTGCGGCACACCTGGGGGCGATGGAGACCTTTGCGGCCAGCGGAGCTGGCCACACTATAATGGCAATACCGACAGGCTTCGACCATTTTGTGTGGAACAAGACACTCAGACCGCATGCCGGTAATAGCGGGGGCTATACGATTATCTCCGAAAGTTTTCCCAATCAACAATGGTCTGTGGGTACCGCTCTGTCCAGGAACAGGCTGATTGCAGGTCTGAGTGACGCGGTGCTTGTTGTAGAGACTGAAGTCGGTGGGGGTGCAGCCCATACATTCTCTCATGCCAGGGCCCTTGGCAGAAAGACTTTTGCCCTCAAGTATACCAATCCACCCGGAAGCGCCATGGGCAATGAAACCTTACTCAGTCAGGGCGCAACCCCTATCTCAAGTTACAAGGATTTGGATAAGATTGCAGCTTACCTTTAG
- the gcvT gene encoding glycine cleavage system aminomethyltransferase GcvT, whose product MPKQTPLYSVHKALGASLTEFHGFLLPLEYTTITEEHMAVRNRAGIFDLSHMGEIEISGGAALEFIQGIIANDAEGLSDGKALYTPICNERGGIVDDVMLYRFSAERFVLVVNAGNIQKMFDWLVGNQTKNVTINDLSDGLGMIAVQGPASASIIEEALGRDEANIRRFHFLVNEQAAADPVTVSRTGYTGEDGFEMYVPVAQCETIWNRIMGAGTKKGLQPAGLGARDTLRVEAGLLLYGNDIDDHTTPLEAGIDWTVKFDKGDFIGRAALLDQKASGIRMRLVGLELVERGIPRAGCRIFAGSNIVGKVTSGTHSPFFKKGIAMGYVYAEERCSNVGSLVHVDVRGTRLAARIIKLPFYRVKYHGKHFN is encoded by the coding sequence ATGCCGAAACAAACGCCCCTTTATTCCGTGCACAAGGCACTTGGAGCCAGCCTGACGGAGTTCCACGGCTTCCTGCTCCCCCTTGAATATACTACCATTACGGAAGAGCATATGGCCGTCAGGAACCGCGCGGGCATCTTTGACCTCTCACACATGGGGGAGATTGAGATATCCGGCGGCGCGGCGCTTGAATTTATTCAAGGGATTATTGCCAACGATGCGGAAGGACTGTCGGACGGGAAGGCCCTGTATACGCCCATCTGTAACGAACGCGGCGGCATAGTTGACGACGTAATGCTGTACCGCTTCAGCGCCGAAAGGTTTGTGCTTGTAGTAAACGCCGGTAATATACAGAAGATGTTCGACTGGCTGGTGGGCAATCAAACGAAGAACGTCACGATAAATGACCTGAGTGACGGTCTCGGGATGATTGCGGTGCAGGGTCCCGCATCCGCCTCTATTATAGAAGAAGCGCTGGGCAGGGATGAGGCGAATATCAGACGCTTCCACTTTCTTGTAAACGAACAGGCGGCGGCAGACCCTGTAACAGTCTCCCGGACCGGATACACGGGGGAGGATGGTTTTGAGATGTACGTGCCCGTCGCACAGTGTGAGACTATATGGAATAGGATTATGGGCGCGGGCACGAAGAAAGGACTCCAGCCCGCGGGGCTTGGAGCCAGAGACACACTCAGAGTTGAGGCCGGTCTGCTGCTCTACGGGAATGACATAGACGACCATACCACACCCCTGGAGGCCGGTATAGACTGGACGGTAAAATTCGATAAGGGAGATTTTATCGGCAGGGCGGCCCTGCTGGACCAGAAGGCATCGGGCATCCGGATGAGGCTTGTCGGTCTTGAACTTGTGGAAAGGGGAATCCCCAGGGCGGGATGCCGGATATTCGCAGGCTCTAATATCGTGGGCAAGGTTACAAGCGGTACCCACAGCCCTTTTTTTAAGAAGGGTATCGCCATGGGATACGTATACGCAGAGGAGAGGTGTTCCAACGTGGGCAGCCTGGTCCACGTGGACGTCAGGGGCACGAGACTGGCTGCCCGGATTATCAAGCTGCCGTTTTATCGTGTCAAGTATCACGGAAAACACTTTAATTAG
- a CDS encoding ABC transporter permease — MSEQRYRRTFLKRFMKSRPALAGAAFLIVFGIIILLTPVIMPYSYEEQNLEEQYQSPSFSHWMGTDSKGRDLMTRVLYGGRISMAVGLAGAAVSLIIGVTYGCVAGFAGGRTDNIMMRIVDIFYGLPFLFFVILIMTIVGRSVLVLFIALGAVQWLTMARIVRGQMLMLKEREFVEAARALGASNARIIIFHLLPNLMGPIIVYATLTVPAVMLEEAFLSFLGLGVQPPASSWGNLAADGMIHITPVKTVWWLVVFPGAALASTLFALNFLGDGLRDALEA, encoded by the coding sequence ATGAGCGAGCAAAGATACAGGCGAACGTTCTTAAAACGCTTCATGAAGAGCAGGCCCGCGCTCGCAGGGGCCGCATTTCTAATCGTCTTCGGAATAATAATCCTCCTGACACCCGTAATAATGCCTTACTCCTACGAAGAACAGAACCTTGAGGAGCAGTATCAAAGCCCCAGCTTCAGCCACTGGATGGGCACGGACAGTAAAGGGCGCGACCTGATGACAAGGGTGTTGTACGGGGGCAGGATATCAATGGCGGTGGGGCTGGCCGGTGCCGCGGTGAGCCTCATAATCGGCGTGACCTACGGCTGTGTGGCAGGCTTTGCGGGTGGAAGGACAGACAACATAATGATGCGCATTGTGGACATCTTTTACGGCCTGCCGTTCTTGTTCTTCGTGATACTAATCATGACTATCGTTGGCAGGAGCGTTTTAGTGCTGTTTATCGCACTGGGGGCGGTACAATGGCTCACCATGGCCAGGATCGTCAGGGGGCAAATGCTGATGCTGAAGGAAAGGGAGTTTGTGGAGGCCGCGAGGGCGCTTGGCGCCAGTAACGCCCGCATAATAATCTTCCACCTCCTGCCGAATCTCATGGGGCCGATAATCGTCTACGCCACCCTGACCGTGCCGGCGGTGATGCTGGAGGAGGCATTTCTAAGTTTTCTGGGGCTGGGCGTGCAGCCCCCAGCATCCAGCTGGGGCAACCTGGCCGCCGATGGTATGATACATATCACTCCTGTAAAGACGGTTTGGTGGCTGGTAGTGTTTCCGGGAGCGGCACTGGCCTCCACATTGTTCGCCCTCAATTTTCTCGGGGACGGGTTGCGTGATGCCCTTGAGGCATAG
- a CDS encoding ABC transporter permease, with translation MGQSLTSYILRRCAWLIIVLFIIATASFFLMRFAPGGPFDKERSLPQAIEKNLNAKYHLDRSLGVQYLIYMGGLVKGDLGPSFKYRNRTVNDIIAQSFPISLTLGIYALSLAFIVGVSAGTFAAVKKHSALDFTTMFVAMLGISLPSFFIGLILLLIFCFKLPLFPAAGWGSPGQMVLPVLSLAAPFTAYIARLMRAGMLDVLSQPYIQTARAKGLSEFQVVLRHAMKNAITPVVSFMGPAAAAILTGSVVIEKTFAIPGLGTHFVNAALNRDYTLVMGTVLLYSLLLVIFNLAVDIIYSFLDPRVRI, from the coding sequence ATGGGACAATCATTAACCTCCTATATACTCCGTAGATGCGCATGGCTGATTATCGTCCTGTTTATAATAGCGACAGCCAGCTTCTTCCTGATGAGGTTTGCCCCGGGGGGGCCGTTCGATAAGGAGCGGAGTCTGCCCCAGGCCATCGAGAAAAACCTGAATGCCAAGTACCATCTCGACCGGTCGCTCGGCGTCCAGTACCTCATCTACATGGGGGGGCTTGTCAAGGGCGACCTGGGGCCTTCCTTCAAGTACAGAAACCGGACTGTTAACGACATCATCGCCCAGTCCTTCCCCATATCACTTACGCTGGGGATCTACGCCCTCTCTCTGGCATTCATCGTGGGCGTGAGTGCCGGAACGTTTGCCGCCGTTAAGAAACACTCCGCCCTCGATTTTACCACCATGTTTGTGGCCATGCTGGGAATATCTCTGCCCAGTTTCTTTATCGGCTTAATCCTGTTATTAATATTCTGTTTTAAACTCCCGCTTTTTCCGGCGGCCGGGTGGGGGAGTCCGGGACAGATGGTATTGCCGGTTCTGTCCCTGGCAGCCCCGTTCACCGCGTATATCGCCCGGCTGATGAGGGCCGGTATGCTTGACGTACTCTCTCAGCCCTATATACAAACGGCCAGGGCGAAGGGCCTTTCAGAATTTCAGGTGGTCTTACGCCATGCCATGAAGAACGCCATCACTCCGGTGGTATCGTTTATGGGCCCTGCCGCCGCCGCGATACTCACGGGCTCGGTAGTAATTGAGAAGACCTTTGCGATACCCGGTCTCGGCACACACTTTGTGAATGCCGCACTCAACAGGGATTACACATTGGTCATGGGCACCGTGCTGCTGTACAGTCTTCTCCTTGTAATCTTCAACCTTGCGGTGGACATCATTTATTCATTCCTGGACCCGAGGGTAAGAATTTAG
- the tmk gene encoding dTMP kinase → MRGKLIAIEGIDGSGKTVQAHLLMEELKKAGRPAVDVRFPHRRQGFFGKMIHRYLNGEFGSSSEVNPYLAATLYAGERFEAKNMLEDWLAEGKIVIARRYVPSNQAHQGGKLAEPHQKRKFFEWVEELEYEVYGNPRPDVIIYLELSTETAMELIRKRYREKTRQEVARDIHEEDPSHLKAAEDSYRELASGGAPWETIPCTGNGTLLHEGEIAEKVWAAVSRAII, encoded by the coding sequence GTGCGCGGGAAGCTTATTGCGATAGAGGGTATAGACGGGAGCGGCAAGACGGTGCAGGCCCACCTGCTCATGGAGGAGCTTAAGAAGGCGGGCCGTCCGGCGGTAGACGTGCGGTTTCCGCATCGCCGGCAGGGGTTCTTCGGGAAGATGATTCACAGGTATCTTAACGGGGAGTTTGGCAGCTCCAGTGAGGTAAACCCGTACCTTGCGGCCACACTCTACGCGGGGGAGCGTTTTGAGGCAAAGAATATGCTGGAGGACTGGCTGGCGGAAGGAAAGATTGTGATAGCAAGACGCTACGTCCCCTCAAACCAGGCGCACCAGGGAGGTAAACTGGCCGAGCCGCACCAGAAACGGAAATTCTTCGAGTGGGTGGAGGAACTGGAGTATGAGGTTTACGGCAACCCCAGACCCGACGTTATTATCTACCTGGAACTTTCCACAGAGACCGCAATGGAACTAATCAGAAAGAGATACAGGGAGAAGACCAGGCAGGAGGTGGCAAGGGACATACACGAGGAAGACCCGTCACACCTGAAGGCGGCTGAGGATTCTTACAGGGAGCTGGCCTCAGGAGGCGCCCCGTGGGAGACCATACCCTGCACCGGCAACGGCACACTGCTGCATGAGGGAGAGATAGCCGAAAAGGTATGGGCCGCGGTCAGCAGGGCCATCATCTGA
- a CDS encoding cupin domain-containing protein — protein sequence MFISNLRDFSAEPVIEGAREVKIRWMINEDKGADNFVMRHFEIDPNGHTPMHTHAWEHEIFVLSGEGAVVNGEGEKALKEGDVVFIPKGERHQFKNAGKSAFTLLCMIPSKKRCH from the coding sequence ATGTTCATATCTAATTTGAGAGATTTTTCCGCTGAACCTGTTATCGAAGGCGCAAGAGAGGTAAAGATTCGCTGGATGATAAATGAGGATAAAGGCGCGGATAACTTTGTGATGAGACACTTTGAAATTGACCCAAACGGCCACACTCCGATGCACACCCATGCCTGGGAGCACGAGATATTCGTCCTTAGCGGCGAGGGTGCCGTTGTCAACGGTGAGGGCGAAAAGGCACTTAAGGAGGGAGATGTGGTGTTTATCCCCAAAGGCGAGCGACACCAATTTAAAAATGCCGGTAAAAGCGCTTTTACGCTGCTCTGTATGATACCCAGTAAGAAGAGGTGCCATTAA